The DNA window AACGTGGGGATGATAAGGAAGAACTACAAATATTTAAAGCTCTGGAGGCAGATGGAAGTGGAAGCTTTGTCGAGGCTGCAAAAAAGTCTGATTTTGGCAGCTTACAAAGCTTTGAAGCCGAAAGGTGTTCTTGTTTACTCCACTTGCACTCTCGATCCCGAAGAAAATGAAGAAGTAATCGACTACCTTCTCTACAATACCGACGCGAAGCTCGAAAAAATAAAGCTTCCAGTAAAGTCTACAGAGCCGATATTGGAGTTCAACGGGAAAAGGTACAGCGAAGAAGTCAAAAAGTGCCTGAGAATTCATCCTCAAGATAACGACACCGAAGGCTTCTTCGTCGCCAAGGTGGTGAAACCGTGAACTATTTGGAAATTTTAAGGGAACTTTACGGAGTCGAGAAGGTGAATTTCGAGCTGAAAAAGATGGGAAAGGACAGGCTCTACGCTTTTCTGAAGTGCGACAAGAAGGACGAGCTCGGGATAAAAGAGTACCACCAAGGAGTCTACTTCGGCAAGCTCGAAAAAGATGGGATAAGGTTGAGCATAGAGGGTTGCTATTTGCTTCGAGACGAGATTAAGAAAAACCTCATAGAAGTTTCCTACGAAGATGCGATTAAGTGGTTGAAAGGAGAAGATTTGGATATTCCTTACAAAGGATACGTCGTGCTGAAGTGGAGAAACTACTTTTTGGGTTGCGGAAAGGGGGATGGAAAGAAAATAAGGAACTACGTCCCTAAGGAGAGGAGAATAATCTAACAAAACATTATTAAATTCCAAAATCAACGCTTAAAAATGGATCCGAGAGCGTTTTATAAAATAAGTTACGGACTTTACGTCGTTTCCTCCTCCTACAATGGTAGACTGAGCGGGCAAATTGCCAATACAGTTTTTCAGGTCTCCTCAGAGCCTCCGATGATTGCAGCTTGTTTGAACAAGAAAAACTTCACCCACGAAATAGTGAAGTCGAGTAAGGTTTTCGCTGTTAGCGTTTTGGAAGCTGAAACGCCACTGACGTTCATAGGAAGGTTTGGGTTCAGAAGTAGCAGGGACTTCGACAAGTTTGAAGGAGTGGATTACGAAATAGGAGTAACTGGCGCTCCAGTCGTAATTCAGCATGCAACAGCAATTTTCGAGGCAAAGGTCGTTAAGGAGTGCGACGTTGGAACTCACACCTTGTTTATCGGTGAAGTCGTGAGGGCTGAGCTGAGAAGAGATGCCGAAGTTTTGACTTACGCCGACTACCATCGGATTAAGAAAGGAAAAACTCCGAAAACTGCTACCGTTTACTTCGATAAGCAAAGTTAGTTGCTAAATTGCAAA is part of the Ferroglobus placidus DSM 10642 genome and encodes:
- a CDS encoding methyltransferase RsmF C-terminal domain-like protein, with amino-acid sequence MNYLEILRELYGVEKVNFELKKMGKDRLYAFLKCDKKDELGIKEYHQGVYFGKLEKDGIRLSIEGCYLLRDEIKKNLIEVSYEDAIKWLKGEDLDIPYKGYVVLKWRNYFLGCGKGDGKKIRNYVPKERRII
- a CDS encoding flavin reductase family protein, with amino-acid sequence MDPRAFYKISYGLYVVSSSYNGRLSGQIANTVFQVSSEPPMIAACLNKKNFTHEIVKSSKVFAVSVLEAETPLTFIGRFGFRSSRDFDKFEGVDYEIGVTGAPVVIQHATAIFEAKVVKECDVGTHTLFIGEVVRAELRRDAEVLTYADYHRIKKGKTPKTATVYFDKQS